Proteins encoded in a region of the Pseudomonas shahriarae genome:
- a CDS encoding DUF4136 domain-containing protein produces the protein MKRCALILLCLGLGACSSNNPYVAASKPMPPAPAQAANTFDASAYPAPVRDYGAYRNWAWRNGQLPAGSAWADPAQIAEAVSGALDQRGLRPVHDQRAPDLLVSADVHLEKRLRQVQDDYGYGYGGYNRYGNGYGMYNSVPIVRTYEVQVVVVRVNLFDARTGQAVWSASAETGSQGSLSERGDALRQAVQKAMTAYPPS, from the coding sequence ATGAAGCGCTGTGCATTGATCCTGCTGTGCCTGGGGCTGGGGGCCTGCTCCAGCAACAACCCGTATGTGGCGGCCTCCAAGCCCATGCCGCCGGCGCCTGCCCAGGCGGCCAACACCTTTGATGCCAGCGCCTACCCGGCGCCGGTGCGTGACTACGGTGCCTATCGCAATTGGGCCTGGCGCAACGGCCAGTTGCCGGCCGGCTCGGCCTGGGCAGATCCTGCGCAGATCGCCGAAGCCGTCAGCGGTGCCCTTGACCAGCGTGGCCTGCGGCCGGTGCATGACCAGCGCGCGCCGGACTTGCTGGTCAGCGCCGATGTGCATCTGGAAAAACGCCTGCGCCAGGTGCAGGACGATTATGGCTACGGCTACGGTGGCTACAACCGCTATGGCAACGGCTACGGCATGTACAACTCGGTGCCGATCGTGCGCACCTATGAAGTGCAAGTCGTGGTGGTGCGCGTCAACCTGTTCGACGCCCGCACGGGCCAGGCGGTATGGAGCGCCAGCGCCGAGACGGGCAGCCAGGGCAGCCTGAGTGAGCGCGGCGATGCCTTGCGCCAGGCTGTGCAGAAGGCCATGACGGCGTATCCTCCCAGTTAA
- a CDS encoding DUF4136 domain-containing protein produces MLRRIALLAFAVLLGGCQTHQVNHDFDASRDFAAYRSWAWKDPALQYRPDDPRIKSDLTEQRIRQAVADQLDQRGLRSAAPGAKADLNVQAYLIVEDRQQQVTTNYGGAWGGPWNGYWGAPMYNETRNVTYKVATLQIDLLDGKDGKLVWRGSDEQMMSNSPSPQDRSAAIRATVTKVLSNYPPR; encoded by the coding sequence ATGTTGCGTCGTATCGCGTTGCTCGCTTTTGCCGTGCTGCTGGGCGGTTGCCAGACTCATCAGGTCAATCACGATTTTGACGCCAGCCGCGACTTTGCCGCCTACCGCAGTTGGGCCTGGAAAGACCCGGCGTTGCAGTACCGCCCTGACGATCCGCGGATCAAGAGCGACCTGACCGAGCAGCGCATCCGCCAGGCGGTGGCCGATCAGCTCGATCAGCGCGGCTTGCGCTCGGCAGCCCCCGGGGCCAAGGCAGACCTGAACGTGCAGGCCTACCTGATCGTCGAAGACCGTCAGCAGCAAGTCACCACCAACTACGGCGGCGCCTGGGGCGGCCCGTGGAATGGCTACTGGGGCGCACCGATGTACAACGAAACCCGCAACGTCACCTACAAGGTCGCGACCCTCCAGATCGACTTGCTCGACGGCAAGGACGGCAAGCTGGTGTGGCGCGGCAGCGACGAACAGATGATGAGCAACTCGCCCAGCCCCCAGGACCGCAGTGCGGCGATCCGGGCGACAGTGACCAAGGTGCTGTCCAACTATCCGCCACGCTAA
- a CDS encoding MazG-like family protein, with the protein MNLEHLTERMHRIRDNNDWKQFHSPKNLAMAASVEMAELVEIFQWLSEDQSRQLPADKLAHAGQEVGDIVLYLLLLCGELGLDMDQVVSAKLADNERRFTHE; encoded by the coding sequence ATGAATCTCGAACACCTTACCGAACGCATGCATCGCATCCGCGATAACAACGACTGGAAACAATTCCACAGCCCGAAAAACCTGGCCATGGCCGCCAGCGTAGAGATGGCCGAGCTGGTGGAGATTTTCCAGTGGCTGAGCGAAGACCAGTCGCGCCAGTTGCCCGCCGACAAACTCGCCCATGCCGGCCAGGAAGTGGGGGACATCGTGCTCTATCTGCTGCTGCTCTGCGGTGAGCTGGGCCTGGATATGGATCAAGTGGTCAGCGCCAAGCTGGCCGACAACGAGCGGCGGTTTACCCATGAGTGA
- a CDS encoding pilus assembly protein TadG-related protein, with amino-acid sequence MSPRLRSGQRGAIGLVFAGTLALALVFLLLVVDSGRLYLEKRKLQAVADTAALEAANRGGQCSGSTTAVDYAKQNATRNGFTVVANDSSRALAVTCGTLLTNAANIRVFTADASKNEAIRVVATRTVTTGIANGVWRLFSGTYNANTTLSATAVAALATPVAALTIRSTAVVVDTANKASTLNALFGGLLGGGLNLSVAGWNGLVNTNISLLSYLDRLKLDLGLTAVGYTEVLGNTVGVGQLIQSAINVLDPTNTLATDVTIVGLNALKTAAGATQVVLGDILQIASGTDVASLAVNMRVFDLIEGFVQLANKKNGLLASVPINVPGVAQITATVQVLQPPQLSAVGNPAKAVAAGHNPETGPNRIYVRTSQLRVLLSVNLPVMNTVLDLVNGVTGLAGPLANTVGALLQLDVVGVINALTCGLGALCTSPSLQILPPPVRVDIAVEAASASSWVTAYSCASPTNKSLTTSTNTSLVNLKLGQVDGLSSIFGSSQTPPQMVVKPLKVVDIGTESCRRFLIFNDCNARVPSVGGGIGLSANIDVGGSKNLAHTYLSPDLPEISQPPFYYAYTTSNIVSGLTDPAKGTAAGLVLNMYGPQPGNENLLGNIIGGLGTVFNSVTSLLINTIKTTLTPLLDSLINTLLLALGVDLNKVDVGANLSCQSGRAYLVI; translated from the coding sequence ATGTCTCCCCGACTTCGTTCTGGCCAGCGTGGCGCAATCGGTCTGGTGTTCGCCGGCACCCTGGCCTTGGCCCTGGTGTTTCTGTTGCTGGTGGTCGATAGCGGCCGCCTGTACCTGGAAAAGCGCAAGCTGCAGGCCGTCGCCGACACTGCCGCCCTGGAAGCCGCCAATCGTGGCGGGCAGTGTTCAGGCAGCACCACCGCCGTCGATTACGCCAAGCAGAATGCCACCCGGAACGGCTTCACCGTTGTCGCCAACGACAGCAGCCGCGCATTGGCGGTGACGTGTGGGACGTTGCTGACCAATGCGGCCAATATCCGTGTCTTTACTGCAGATGCCAGCAAGAATGAAGCCATCCGCGTCGTTGCTACCCGCACGGTGACCACCGGTATCGCCAACGGGGTCTGGAGGTTGTTCAGCGGTACGTATAACGCTAATACGACATTGAGCGCGACGGCCGTTGCGGCGCTGGCGACTCCGGTGGCGGCACTCACAATCCGCAGCACGGCAGTCGTTGTCGATACAGCCAACAAGGCTTCCACTCTCAATGCTCTGTTCGGAGGGTTGTTGGGCGGTGGCCTGAACCTGTCGGTGGCCGGGTGGAATGGTTTAGTTAATACCAATATCTCTCTACTGAGTTACCTGGACCGGCTAAAGCTCGACCTGGGCCTGACAGCGGTCGGCTATACCGAAGTTCTTGGCAATACCGTCGGTGTTGGTCAGCTCATTCAAAGTGCAATCAATGTATTGGACCCCACCAACACATTGGCCACAGATGTGACGATTGTCGGCTTGAACGCGCTCAAGACGGCGGCCGGTGCCACTCAAGTGGTGTTGGGCGATATTCTGCAGATTGCAAGTGGCACGGATGTGGCGTCTCTGGCAGTGAACATGCGGGTGTTTGATCTGATCGAAGGTTTTGTGCAACTGGCCAACAAGAAAAATGGCCTGCTGGCGAGTGTTCCGATCAACGTGCCTGGAGTGGCGCAAATCACTGCGACCGTTCAGGTTTTACAGCCGCCTCAATTATCTGCGGTCGGCAATCCAGCCAAAGCTGTAGCAGCGGGGCATAATCCTGAAACCGGTCCGAATCGCATCTATGTGCGCACGTCTCAATTGCGGGTTCTGCTCTCGGTCAACTTGCCCGTAATGAACACAGTCCTGGATCTGGTGAACGGGGTGACTGGATTGGCAGGACCGCTGGCAAATACGGTGGGTGCACTGCTACAGCTGGATGTTGTGGGCGTGATCAATGCGCTGACGTGTGGCTTGGGAGCACTGTGTACTTCGCCCAGCCTGCAGATTCTGCCTCCGCCTGTCCGTGTGGATATTGCGGTGGAAGCCGCCAGTGCCAGTAGTTGGGTGACAGCCTACAGTTGCGCAAGTCCTACCAATAAAAGCCTGACAACCAGCACCAATACCTCGCTGGTCAATTTGAAACTGGGTCAGGTTGATGGCTTGTCCAGCATTTTCGGCAGCAGTCAAACTCCGCCCCAGATGGTTGTGAAACCATTGAAGGTCGTGGATATCGGTACCGAGTCATGCCGCCGCTTTTTGATATTCAACGACTGCAACGCCCGTGTTCCCTCCGTAGGGGGTGGTATTGGGTTATCTGCCAACATTGATGTGGGTGGGAGTAAAAACCTTGCCCATACATACCTGTCCCCCGATTTGCCGGAAATTTCGCAGCCACCGTTTTATTACGCTTACACCACTAGCAATATCGTCAGCGGGCTCACGGACCCGGCCAAGGGGACGGCAGCGGGTCTTGTTCTAAATATGTACGGCCCACAGCCCGGAAATGAAAACTTACTAGGTAATATCATTGGTGGTCTTGGAACCGTGTTTAACAGCGTAACTTCCCTGTTGATCAATACCATCAAAACCACACTGACACCGTTGCTGGACTCGCTGATCAACACCCTATTACTAGCCTTGGGCGTCGACCTGAACAAAGTGGATGTAGGTGCCAACCTGAGTTGTCAATCAGGCCGCGCCTACCTAGTCATCTAA
- a CDS encoding methyltransferase, with amino-acid sequence MSDRHFDQLATRFAEKIYGGAKGAIRLAVLQADLTEALPERPLRVLDIGAGLGHMSLWLAERGHHVTLAEPAEPMLEGARQRFAAAGQSATFIQAPWQDLLGQLTEPYDLVLCHAVLEWLAEPHAILPVLHQLTAPGGWLSLAFYNRDALIYRNLLKGHFRKMRKNDMAGEKQSLTPQQPLDPRELAAQLEGLWQVESQSGVRVFHDYMPVEFQARADLQDLLEMELAHRRHPSFAGLGRYLHWICRPV; translated from the coding sequence ATGAGTGATCGCCATTTCGACCAGTTGGCCACGCGTTTTGCCGAGAAGATCTACGGCGGTGCCAAGGGCGCGATTCGCCTGGCGGTGTTGCAGGCCGACTTGACCGAGGCCCTGCCGGAGCGGCCGTTGCGCGTGCTGGATATCGGCGCCGGCCTGGGCCATATGTCGTTGTGGCTGGCCGAGCGCGGGCATCATGTGACCTTGGCCGAGCCCGCCGAGCCGATGCTCGAAGGCGCCCGCCAGCGGTTCGCCGCAGCGGGGCAGAGTGCAACGTTCATCCAGGCGCCCTGGCAGGACCTGTTGGGTCAGCTCACCGAGCCCTACGACCTGGTGCTGTGCCACGCCGTGCTGGAATGGCTGGCCGAACCCCATGCGATCCTGCCGGTGCTGCACCAGTTGACGGCGCCGGGTGGCTGGTTGTCCCTGGCGTTCTATAACCGTGATGCGCTGATTTACCGCAACTTGCTCAAGGGCCACTTTCGCAAGATGCGCAAAAATGACATGGCCGGCGAAAAACAGAGCCTGACCCCGCAACAGCCCCTGGACCCACGGGAACTGGCGGCGCAACTTGAAGGCCTGTGGCAGGTCGAAAGCCAGAGCGGGGTGCGGGTCTTCCACGACTATATGCCGGTGGAATTCCAGGCCCGCGCCGATTTGCAGGACTTGTTGGAGATGGAACTCGCTCACCGTCGTCACCCAAGCTTTGCCGGACTTGGGCGTTATTTGCACTGGATCTGCCGTCCGGTTTAA